The stretch of DNA AACTCGCTGAGGAACTCGGCGTACCGCGCAGCAGTATGTACGCGCTGCTCCAGACCCTCATCGACCGAGGCTGGGTCCGCACGGACGTCACCGGGTCGCTCTACGGCATCGGCATCAGGGCGCTGCTCACGGGGACGAGTTACCTCGACACGGACCCGCGGGTGCGGGCGGCCAGACCCCACCTGGACGAGGCGTCACAGGCGCTCGGCGAGACGATTCACCTCGGCAGGCTCGACGGTTTCGACGTGGCCTATCTGGCGACGCGGGAGTCACACGAATATCTGCGCACGCTCAGCAGGGTCGGCCGCAGACTCCCGGCCCACGCGGGCGCCCTCGGCAAGGCGCTGCTCGCGGACCGGCCCGACGAGGCGCTTCCGCCCGGTCCTCTTGAGGCCCTGACCGCCCGTACCCACACCGACCCGGCCGGTCTCGCCGCCGATCTCGCCGGGGTGCGGGAGGCGGGCTACGCGGTCGACCGCGAGGAGGGCGTGACCGGCATCGCCGGGTTCGGCTTCGCGCTGCGCTACGACCGGCCGGCGCTGGACGCCATCAGCTGCTCGGTGCCGGTGGCCCGGCTGACGGCGGCGCACGAGCGGCAGATCATCGGCGTGATGCGCGAGACCAGGGAGCGGATCGAGGCCGAGTCCGGACGGGTGGAGGGCGGCGCCGACTGGCGCTGACGCCGGCCGGCGACCCGCGTCCGGAGCAGGAGATCCGTACCCGCACCGTTCAGCGGATCGAGGCGCTTCGACAGGTGCCGGGGGGCTGTCCCGTGGCGCGGGCGAACGTGTCGATGAACGCGTTGGTCGTGGCCCGGCCGCAACGGCGCGCCGTCCATGGCCGCGACCACCACACTCGGCGTCGCCCGGTCGGGCAGTGCCCTGGTCCGTCTCGTGCTCGTGCTCGTGCTCGTGCTCGTCGCGGCCGTCGCCTTCCGGCCGCTCTTGCCCTGCACGGCGCCCCGGCCGGACCCGTCCGAGGACGGACCCACGTAACGGGCCTCCGCCGCGCACACCCTTCCCCGCACATCACCCACGACCGCCCCTCAGTCGAAGGAGTACGCCTCCACCTCGGCGAGGTACCGGGCGCGCCGCTCCTCGTCGTCGTCGAGGAAGGCCGCTTCGAAGGAGTTGCGGGCCAGCTCCCGCAGCTCCTCGTGGCCGAGGTCGAGGGCGCCCTGGACGGCGTGGAAGTTGTCGCCCGCATAGCCGCCGAAGTACGACGGGTCGTCGGAGTTGACCGTGCACATCAGCCCCGCGGCCAGCATCTCCCGCAGCGGGTGCCGCTCCAGCGTGTCCACGGTCCGCAGCCGTACGTTCGACAGCGGGCAGAGCGTCAGCGGGATACGGTCGCGCACCAGCCGCTCGACCAGCTTCGGGTCCTCGAAGGCGCGCAGCCCGTGGTCGACGCGCTCGACACGCAGGACGTCCAGGGCGTTCCACACGTACTCGGGCGGGCCCTCCTCGCCCGCGTGCGCGACCAGCCGCAGGCCGAGCGCCGCCGCCGACTCGTACACCTCGCGGAACTTCTCCGGCGGGTTGCCGACCTCCGCGGAGTCGAGTCCGACGGCGACGATGCGGTCCAGATACGGCTTCGCCGCCTCCAGGGTCTCCATGGCCGACTCGGCGGAGAGATCGCGCAGGAAGCTCATGATGAGCCGCGTGGAGACCCCGTGGCGCGCCTCGGACCGGTCCAGGGCACGCGAGAGGCCCATGACGATCGTTTCCATGGAGACACCGCGCACCATGTGCGCCTGCGGGTCGAAGAAGATCTCCGCGTGCCGTACGCCCTGGGCGGCGGCGCGCGCCAGATAGGCGTCGGCCAGCTCCTCGAAGTCCTCCTCGGTGCGGAGCACCGACATCAGCTCGTAGTAGAGGTCGAGGAAGGATTGGAGGTCGGCGAAGAGGTACGCCTTGCGCAGCGCCTCGGTGTCGGCGTGGGTGAGCACGACGGCGTTGCGCGAGGCGAGCGCGAACGCCAGCTCCGGTTCGAGGGTGCCCTCGATGTGGAGGTGGAGTTCTGCCTTGGGGAGGTGCGTGGGGTGGGACATGGGGATCTCGGGTCTCGCTAGGTGGTGGGTGGTACTCGGTCGTGCTTGGTGGTACTCGGTCGTGCTTGGTGGTACTCGGTCGTGCTCGGTGGCGCCCGGTCCTGCTCGGCGGCGCACTGCCGGGCCCGGGGTGGGTGAACGCCCTTGCCGGGCGCGGGGGTTCACCCCGGGGCCGGGGCCGCGGCCCGTTTCGGTACGGGCACCCTGGTCAGGTCGTCCGCGACGGTGAGGCCGCCTTCGTACCCGGCAGCGCGGGCCTGGCGCGCGAACTCCTCGGGCTCGCTGTAGCGCTGCGAGAAGTGGGTCAGAACGAGGTGCCGTACGCCCGCGTCGCGCGCCACCCGGCCGGCCTGCCCCGCCGTGAGGTGGCCGTGTTCGGTGGCGAGCTGCTCGTCCTCGTCGAGGAAGGTCGACTCGATGACCAGGAGATCGCACCCCTCGGCCAGGGCGTCCACCCCGTCGCAGAGTCGGGTGTCCATCACGAAGGCGAACCGTTGCCCGTGTCTGACCTCGCTCACCTTCTCCAGGGCGACACCCCGCAGGGAACCCTCGCGCTGGAGCCGACCCACGTCGGGGCCCGCGATGCCGTGTGCGGCGAGCGCTTCGGGCAGCATGCGGCGGCCGTCCGGTTCCGTCAGCCGGTAGCCGTAGGACTCGACGGGGTGGGAGAGCTTGCGGGCTTCGAGCGTGTACGCCGGGGTCTCGGCGAGCACACCGTCCCGCTCCACCGGGAGCTGCCCGAGGTCGACCGTCTCCCGGTAGGCCGTCGCGTAACGCAGCCGCTCGAAGAAACGGCCGCCGCTCGCCGGATAGTGGGCCGTGACCGGGTGCGGCACCCGGTCGAGGTTGATCCGCTGGATCACCCCCGCGAGGCCCAGCGAATGGTCGCCGTGGAAGTGGGTGACGCAGATCCGGTTCAGGTCGTGCGCGGCGACCCCGGCGCGCAGCATCTGGCGCTGGGTGCCCTCGCCGGGGTCGAAGAGGATGCCCTCGCCGTCCCAGCGCAGGACGTAGCCGTTGTGGTTGCGTCTGCGGGTCGGGACCTGACTGGCCGTGCCGAGTACGACCAGTTCACGTGCGGACATCGGCTGTACCTGGGGCCGCGCGGCTATCCGGGGGGCCACTGGAGACCGCGGCCGCCCATGACGTGGGCGTGGGCGTGGAAGACCGTCTGGCCCGCGCCCCTGCCGGTGTTGAAGACGATCCTGTACCCGGTGGTGTCGACCTTGTCCTCGGCCGCGACCTCGCCGGCCTCGCGCAGCACGTCGGCGAGGAGCTGCGGCTGCGTGGCCAGCTCGGCCGCGTTCTCGTAGTGCGCCTTGGGGATGACCAGGATGTGGGTCGGGGCCTGGGGGTTGATGTCGCGGAAGGCGATGGTCGTCCCTGTCTCGCGGACGACGGTCGCCGGCACCTCCCCCGCGGCGATCTTGCAGAACAGGCAGTCGGCCTGCGGTTCAC from Streptomyces tsukubensis encodes:
- a CDS encoding ribonuclease Z yields the protein MSARELVVLGTASQVPTRRRNHNGYVLRWDGEGILFDPGEGTQRQMLRAGVAAHDLNRICVTHFHGDHSLGLAGVIQRINLDRVPHPVTAHYPASGGRFFERLRYATAYRETVDLGQLPVERDGVLAETPAYTLEARKLSHPVESYGYRLTEPDGRRMLPEALAAHGIAGPDVGRLQREGSLRGVALEKVSEVRHGQRFAFVMDTRLCDGVDALAEGCDLLVIESTFLDEDEQLATEHGHLTAGQAGRVARDAGVRHLVLTHFSQRYSEPEEFARQARAAGYEGGLTVADDLTRVPVPKRAAAPAPG
- a CDS encoding histidine triad nucleotide-binding protein, whose protein sequence is MAGEPQADCLFCKIAAGEVPATVVRETGTTIAFRDINPQAPTHILVIPKAHYENAAELATQPQLLADVLREAGEVAAEDKVDTTGYRIVFNTGRGAGQTVFHAHAHVMGGRGLQWPPG
- a CDS encoding adenosine deaminase: MSHPTHLPKAELHLHIEGTLEPELAFALASRNAVVLTHADTEALRKAYLFADLQSFLDLYYELMSVLRTEEDFEELADAYLARAAAQGVRHAEIFFDPQAHMVRGVSMETIVMGLSRALDRSEARHGVSTRLIMSFLRDLSAESAMETLEAAKPYLDRIVAVGLDSAEVGNPPEKFREVYESAAALGLRLVAHAGEEGPPEYVWNALDVLRVERVDHGLRAFEDPKLVERLVRDRIPLTLCPLSNVRLRTVDTLERHPLREMLAAGLMCTVNSDDPSYFGGYAGDNFHAVQGALDLGHEELRELARNSFEAAFLDDDEERRARYLAEVEAYSFD
- a CDS encoding IclR family transcriptional regulator, coding for MSERKPEAEPEPPSEHTPDDRGPGAGQGRAPGTVHAAGQSGGVREVKSAARAVELLEVLAARGDRPARLRELAEELGVPRSSMYALLQTLIDRGWVRTDVTGSLYGIGIRALLTGTSYLDTDPRVRAARPHLDEASQALGETIHLGRLDGFDVAYLATRESHEYLRTLSRVGRRLPAHAGALGKALLADRPDEALPPGPLEALTARTHTDPAGLAADLAGVREAGYAVDREEGVTGIAGFGFALRYDRPALDAISCSVPVARLTAAHERQIIGVMRETRERIEAESGRVEGGADWR